A window of the Phragmites australis chromosome 20, lpPhrAust1.1, whole genome shotgun sequence genome harbors these coding sequences:
- the LOC133902188 gene encoding uncharacterized protein LOC133902188, whose product MADHLLRIPPSYHLKLTAQHQSPTKTVLRIRRLLRAFVSKHAGRVAAAMGGARSLLLDLLSKKAGVELRRKTKRRRRNNMDPSCCGGSIAIHLSLLPPDVTLSSSLSSEMVVLEPLEAGLSYTYNDPSWSTAIPAELQPPPIAGYLEWPDEEDQLEQEDEEEDGDDCNEIDRLAESFIARCHERFMLEKQESYRRYQEMLARSL is encoded by the coding sequence ATGGCGGACCACCTACTACGCATTCCTCCCTCCTACCATCTCAAGCTCACGGCTCAGCACCAGTCACCAACCAAGACCGTCCTCAGGATCAGGCGCCTCCTCCGCGCCTTCGTCTCCAAGCACGCCGGCCGCGTCGCCGCGGCGATGGGAGGCGCAAGGTCGCTGCTCCTCGACCTCCTGAGCAAGAAGGCCGGCGTCGAACTGAGGAGGAAGAccaagcggaggaggaggaacaacATGGATCCCTCGTGCTGTGGAGGCTCCATCGCAATACACCTCAGCTTGCTCCCACCCGACGTCACGCTGTCTTCGTCCTTGTCGTCGGAGATGGTCGTCCTGGAGCCGCTCGAGGCCGGGTTATCCTATACCTACAACGATCCGTCGTGGAGCACGGCGATCCCTGCTGAGCTGCAGCCACCGCCGATAGCCGGGTATCTCGAGTGGCCTGACGAAGAGGATCAACTTGagcaggaggacgaggaggaggatggtgatGATTGCAACGAGATTGACAGGCTCGCGGAGAGTTTCATAGCGAGGTGCCATGAGAGGTTCATGCTTGAGAAGCAGGAGTCGTACAGGAGGTACCAGGAGATGCTGGCGAGAAGCTTGTAG